One segment of Solanum stenotomum isolate F172 chromosome 1, ASM1918654v1, whole genome shotgun sequence DNA contains the following:
- the LOC125861571 gene encoding (-)-camphene/tricyclene synthase, chloroplastic — translation MSIFSTRYLATPFSSFSPPKAFVSKACSLSSGQPLNHSPNISTNLISSSNGITNPIRRSGNYEPTMWSYEYIQSTHNHYVGEKYMKRFNELKEETKKNLMMMVHEESQELEKLELIDNLQRLGVSYHFKDEIMQLLRSIHDQSSSEAMSANSLYYTALKFRILRQHGFYISQDILNDFKDEQGHFKQSLCNDTKGLLQLYEASFLSTKSETSTLLESANTFAMSHLKNYLHNLNGDYQENWRVELVRHALEVPLQCMMLRVETRWYIDIYEKIPNANPLLIELAKLDFNFVQAMHQQDLRNLSRWWKKSLLAEKLPFTRDRIVEAFQWIAGMMFEPQKKGYCRIMLTKVTAMATVIDDIYDVYGTLDELEIFTHAIERMEIKAMDELPCYMKLCYLALFNTSTEIAYEVLKEQGINVMPYLIKSWADLCKAYLQEARWYYNGYTPTLDEYMENAWISVGSLVMVVNAFFLVTNSITKEVLEYVFSNKYPDIIRWSATIIRLTDDLATSSNEMKRGDVPKSIQCYMKENGASEEEARKHINLMIKETWKMINTAQHDNSLFCEKFMGCAVNVARTGQTMYQHGDGHGIQNSEIQNRISKLFFEHITISIP, via the exons ATGTCAATATTCTCCACAAGATATTTAgctacccctttttcatcatttagcCCACCAAAGGCATTTGTATCAAAAGCCTGCAGCCTCTCTAGTGGACAGCCACTTAATCACTCTCCTAATATTTCCACTAATCTAATTTCATCTTCAAATGGAATAACTAATCCTATTAGGCGTTCAGGGAATTACGAGCCTACCATGTGGAGTTATGAATATATTCAATCCACACACAATCATTATGTG GGAGAGAAGTATATGAAGCGATTTAACGAGCTGAAGGAAGAAACTAAAAAGAATTTGATGATGATGGTTCATGAGGAATCACAAGAATTAGAAAAGTTGGAGTTGATTGATAATTTACAAAGGCTTGGAGTGAGTTACCACTTCAAAGATGAAATTATGCAATTATTGAGGAGCATACATGATCAAAGTAGTAGTGAAGCAATGTCAGCAAATTCATTATATTACACTGCCTTGAAATTTAGGATCTTGAGACAACATGGATTTTATATCTCTCAAG aTATATTGAACGATTTCAAGGATGAGCAAGGTCACTTTAAGCAAAGTCTTTGTAATGATACAAAAGGATTGTTACAATTATATGAAGCTTCATTTCTCTCTACAAAATCTGAAACCTCTACTTTATTGGAGTCAGCTAATACATTCGCGATGTCACATCTAAAAAACTATTTGCACAATTTAAATGGTGATTATCAAGAGAATTGGAGAGTGGAACTAGTGCGCCATGCCCTGGAAGTTCCTTTGCAGTGCATGATGCTAAGAGTTGAGACAAGGTGGTACATtgacatttatgaaaaaatcCCAAATGCTAATCCTCTCCTGATCGAGCTTGCTAAGTTGGATTTCAATTTTGTGCAAGCAATGCACCAACAAGATTTAAGAAATCTATCAAG GTGGTGGAAGAAGTCATTGCTTGCAGAAAAATTACCATTTACAAGGGATAGAATTGTGGAAGCTTTCCAATGGATAGCTGGCATGATGTTTGAACCTCAAAAGAAGGGATACTGTCGAATAATGTTGACAAAGGTCACTGCTATGGCTACAGTTATAGATGACATTTATGATGTTTATGGCACTCTTGATGAATTAGAAATCTTCACTCATGCTATTGAAAG AATGGAGATAAAAGCAATGGATGAGCTTCCATGTTATATGAAACTATGTTATCTTGCACTCTTCAACACAAGCACTGAAATTGCGTACGAAGTTCTTAAAGAGCAAGGGATCAACGTCATGCCCTACCTTATAAAATca tgGGCAGATTTATGCAAAGCTTACTTACAAGAAGCAAGATGGTACTACAATGGATATACACCAACTCTGGATGAATACATGGAAAATGCATGGATTTCAGTTGGAAGTCTGGTGATGGTAGTGAATGCATTTTTCTTAGTCACAAATTCAATTACCAAAGAGGTGTTGGAATACGTATTCTCAAACAAGTACCCTGACATAATTCGTTGGTCTGCTACTATTATTCGTCTTACCGATGACTTAGCCACATCATCT AATGAAATGAAAAGAGGTGACGTTCCGAAATCAATTCAGTGTTACATGAAAGAGAATGGCGCTAGTGAAGAAGAGGCAAGAAAACATATCAATTTAATGATAAAGGAGACATGGAAAATGATAAACACAGCTCAACATgataattcattattttgtgAAAAATTCATGGGATGTGCAGTAAATGTTGCAAGAACTGGACAGACCATGTACCAGCATGGAGATGGACACGGAATCCAAAATTCTGAAATTCAGAATCGCatttccaaattattttttgaacacATCACTATTTCCATTCCGTAA